A single genomic interval of Arachis duranensis cultivar V14167 chromosome 7, aradu.V14167.gnm2.J7QH, whole genome shotgun sequence harbors:
- the LOC107496728 gene encoding inactive protein RESTRICTED TEV MOVEMENT 2-like codes for MAQSSAAPNRVYQDFEPFYEWNEDQATATLTVMLPGFRREQLKVQVTSKPVLRINGEREVTQNVWRRFAKEFNIPSYCDTNEVTAKFERGMLNVKFPKIQGSPPKPQEQANAITSAPEEPKTKLESSQPQPQPQPTQEARLEPPMITKQEDDQQKLSKNENEFETKPKFRPQKFEPEPRASTPEVDEQNLSKSEKKSIIKEEKEKSKESTPSNNNQVVGDNDGDKKVKFKGLSNKEESSLLAPRVNEKQGAKMVQRLKTRVLDFTLSLRSSSDDDRNKDVDQCLVKGIIKKPKILMNIIVAILLVMVLGIYVKNAFKSSSSSQGEANFHQEF; via the exons atggcACAATCATCAGCAGCACCTAACCGTGTTTATCAAGATTTTGAACCATTTTATGAATGGAATGAAGATCAAGCAACTGCTACCCTCACTGTAATGCTGCCAG gATTTAGAAGAGAGCAATTGAAAGTTCAAGTGACATCAAAGCCTGTCCTAAGGATTAATGGTGAAAGAGAAGTCACTCAGAATGTATGGCGACGTTTTGCAAAAGAATTCAACATCCCTTCATATTGTGACACCAATGAGGTCACTGCCAAGTTTGAGCGTGGCATGCTCAATGTCAAGTTTCCCAAGATTCAAGGTTCCCCTCCTAAGCCACAAGAACAAGCAAACGCAATTACAAGCGCTCCGGAAGAGCCTAAGACAAAGCTTGAATCGTCTCAGCCTCAGCCTCAGCCTCAACCAACTCAGGAGGCTCGACTTGAGCCTCCTATGATAACAAAACAAGAAGATGATCAACAGAAGTTATCAAAGAATGAGAATGAGTTTGAGACTAAACCTAAGTTCAGGCCTCAGAAGTTCGAGCCTGAACCTAGGGCATCAACTCCAGAAGTGGATGAACAAAATTTATCGAAAAGCGAAAAAAAGTCAATTattaaagaagagaaagaaaagagcaaAGAATCAACACCATCTAATAATAACCAAGTGGTTGGTGATAATGATGGTGACAAGAAAGTGAAGTTTAAAGGCTtgtcaaacaaagaagaaagttCATTATTAGCACCAAGAGTAAATGAGAAACAAGGTGCTAAGATGGTTCAAAGGTTGAAAACAAGGGTGTTAGATTTCACCCTTAGTTTGAGATCATCAAGTGATGATGATAGAAACAAAGATGTTGACCAATGTTTGGTCAAAGGAATAATTAAGAAGCCTAAGATATTGATGAACATAATTGTGGCCATTTTATTGGTTATGGTACTTGGAATCTATGTCAAAAACGCATtcaagtcatcatcatcatctcagGGAGAAGCTAATTTCCATCAGGAATTTTAA
- the LOC107496729 gene encoding uncharacterized protein LOC107496729, which yields MDTKIQPIVDRIYEDFEPYYEWNKDEGCFTFMLPGFRRDHLKVQVTSKPALKLKGERQISPNRWRRFDLEFRIPSDYDLEKVSAKFEFEGSKLQVKFAKLDNKPKETTTNPAEEAVSSRPKEEATEKVHQQNAAQEEVGPKAKEDDAQARNDSEASDQKIPHKEEKEPSDEKVKNKTEASFKKVAQEKGKANNGITETKNAKLITRFKTKVLDFNQSLGPSNRVYNKEDKDTGINKRKRLVNCSLLTLLVVGIGLCAKTAFSSSRGGSKFQEK from the exons ATGGACACAAAAATACAACCAATAGTTGATCGCATTTATGAAGACTTTGAACCATATTATGAATGGAATAAAGATGAAGGGTGTTTCACTTTTATGCTACCAG GATTTAGAAGGGACCATCTGAAGGTTCAAGTgacatcaaaaccagccctaaaGCTGAAGGGCGAACGACAAATCAGCCCGAACCGATGGCGCCGTTTCGACCTGGAATTTCGCATTCCTTCTGACTATGACTtagaaaaagtgagtgccaagTTTGAGTTTGAAGGTAGCAAGTTACAAGTAAAGTTTGCCAAACTGGATAATAAACCTAAGGAAACAACAACAAACCCAGCAGAAGAAGCAGTTTCTTCAAGGCCTAAGGAAGAAGCAACAGAAAAGGTTCATCAGCAAAATGCTGCACAAGAAGAAGTTGGCCCGAAAGCAAAAGAAGACGACGCTCAAGCAAGGAATGATAGTGAAGCCTCTGATCAAAAGATACCACataaggaggagaaggagccaAGTGATGAGAAGGTAAAGAACAAAACAGAAGCAAGCTTTAAAAAGGTGGCTCAAGAGAAGGGCAAGGCTAATAATGGCATAACTGAAACCAAAAATGCCAAGCTTATAACAAGATTCAAAACAAAGGTTTTGGATTTCAATCAGAGTTTAGGACCATCAAACAGGGTTTACAACAAAGAAGATAAAGACACGGGGATTAACAAGCGGAAGAGATTGGTGAACTGCAGTTTACTGACCTTATTGGTAGTGGGAATTGGGCTTTGTGCTAAAACTGCATTCTCATCATCTCGTGGAGGATCAAAATTCCAAGAGAAGTGA